The nucleotide sequence CAAACTATTTATATGATTTTTCGCTTTCGCGAAAGGAAATTAACCAAACTACTTCACAGACCATACACTATAACCCTTTGGCGGGACTTCAATCTTAACCCATCCATTGCTTTGGACTACCGGCTCCCAACCTGAGTTTCCGCTATAGTCCTTTATTCTTCGTGATCCCCAATTTGTTTGTATCCAACGTTCTTGCCAAGAAGAACTTGTATTCAGATAAACTACGAGTCCATTGTTATTATAACCATTCCTTCTGGCAATATATTCATCATTATCAGCATATAAGTATGAGGTAGTTCCTCCCGCTAGGTTGTTATGGATCCATATCAAATTATTGAGCTTATTCTTATCCAACCAGCCTTCATAATCACTATAAAACATTGTGGGGTACCCTTCATGAGTTAAGATGTAAGCATAGGCTAAAATCTTATTGTTGAAAATCTCATCTGTATCATGGTTTGCAACAAATGTTACCGCTTTTGAAGGTTGTCTCTTTAACAACATATCACCGTTTAGATTAGTTAAGTCATTGTTTTGAAATGCATCCTTCATTCGATAATAACAAGCGAAATCAAAGGCGCTACTTCCAGAGGCATTAACCCAATCTTCAAGAATTTGTGCATTGCCATCCCAAAGTTCACCTACAGAAAATCCGCCTACATTATTATTCCACTCTCGTATTACCCAAGGCTCGAAACCTTTTACATAGTCAAACCTCCAACCGTCAAAACCCATCGTGTTTTTGTAATATTTTGCCACAGAGTTTTGATTACGATACAGCTCATCTTGTACATATCCTTTATGATGACAAAGGTCTGCAAAACCTCCAAAAACGCCGGAATCGTTATTGTGATAGTCGTTAGGGTGAAAGTCATATTGAGATCTATAAAACATACCTGAAGCTGGTGTGTAATCAGTATAAGTATCTGAA is from Nonlabens sp. YIK11 and encodes:
- a CDS encoding alpha-amylase, translating into MKKFHLILVSVLAVTTFISCSDESIEQEMETSILTIDNEVNSKAANPNGVMMQAFYWDVPGGGNWWNTVKGKVPAWSSAGINAIWLPPASKAQNGPFSMGYDPYDYFDFGDFNQMGSTETRFGSRSELESLITTAHQNNLNVYADIVLNHNSGGNADANIFTNSDTYTDYTPASGMFYRSQYDFHPNDYHNNDSGVFGGFADLCHHKGYVQDELYRNQNSVAKYYKNTMGFDGWRFDYVKGFEPWVIREWNNNVGGFSVGELWDGNAQILEDWVNASGSSAFDFACYYRMKDAFQNNDLTNLNGDMLLKRQPSKAVTFVANHDTDEIFNNKILAYAYILTHEGYPTMFYSDYEGWLDKNKLNNLIWIHNNLAGGTTSYLYADNDEYIARRNGYNNNGLVVYLNTSSSWQERWIQTNWGSRRIKDYSGNSGWEPVVQSNGWVKIEVPPKGYSVWSVK